Genomic segment of Paenibacillaceae bacterium GAS479:
AATTGTATACGCGGCGCAGGGTGGCCTGGATTTTGGCGATCAGCACATCGAAGTGAAACGGCTTTTGGACAAAATCATCTGCGCCAAGCTGCATCGACATTACTATATCTGCCGGGTGATCGCGTGAAGACAGAAAAATAATGGGGACGTTTGAATGCGCCCGAATCATCCGACACCAGTGAAATCCGTCAAACTTAGGAAGCTGGATGTCGATGATAACAAGGTCGGGATTAACCTCCGAAAATTCCTGGAGCACCCGATCAAATTGGCGAACGCCGTATGTATCATAAGACCATTGGGATAAACGCTCTTGGATTTCTTTAAATAAAGTGAGGTCATCCTCTATGATCATAATTTTAAACATGATATCGGTCACCCGTTTCGTGGACAGTTGTATGAATATGCCTTGCAGAAATTTATTTTAATTATAAATCGCAGGGATAACAAATCGTTCTACGATCAATCCGTCCTCAACCGTGAAATCGAGCATGGCGTTGAATATAATCCATTTAAATTCCATAATACTGCCCATCCCTTCCAAGTCACATATGCAAAATGGGCGGTCGTGATTATGACCAATACTAATATCATTAACGAGATAATAGGACTGAGATAATAATTTAATTCTCATTTTTTGTTTGCGGACAACAGCCCTTGCATGCGGCTGAATCCGCTGCGCGGTTGCAGCTCGATATTGTTGCAGTAGACACTGCGTCTTGACATGGTTAACCATGGACTCAGCTTCTATGGGCCAATGCAACTTTTTTATACGATTTATCACACAAAACCGATTAGGAACCGCCGCTTTTCAACATTATGTATGATAAAACATACAAATCTCTACTTTCGCCGTCAATGCCAAGCCAATTTGTATGATATATCGTACAAATTCCGGAAAATTGACACAGCTCAAACACACTTTGTGTGATAAAACATACAAATAGTGCGTGTTCAAAAAGCTGCCCTTCAACAACTTATGGAGCAGCTTGTTTGAGCGGCAGCTGCTCTTTCTGCAGTTAAAGTTATGATTCTACGATTCCTCTAGCTCCAACACTGATTCGCTTTTAATGATCGTACCGTTATTTTTCCCTTCGCAAATTTCTTTCATTGAA
This window contains:
- a CDS encoding two-component system, OmpR family, bacitracin resistance response regulator BceR, with product MFKIMIIEDDLTLFKEIQERLSQWSYDTYGVRQFDRVLQEFSEVNPDLVIIDIQLPKFDGFHWCRMIRAHSNVPIIFLSSRDHPADIVMSMQLGADDFVQKPFHFDVLIAKIQATLRRVYNYNTEPTQLKTWRGAAIEYVKNTISNDRGTIELTKNEMFILKMLMEHKNKIVSREQLITSLWDNEQFVSDNTLTVNVNRLRKRLDAIGLGSFIETKVGQGYLAVEEAPI